Proteins from a genomic interval of Rhodothermus marinus:
- a CDS encoding UbiA family prenyltransferase, producing the protein MPIPFWHRLFWSGLHIPLLAVALLAGNAALLQLSLSKPLVVLEASGAWMVYLLDRSLAVGPEDYLNRPERVSWWRVHRTLQRGGLAFGALLAGWATLHLQPVTLMAGAGLGLVGLLYVLPGVRLKQWGLLKPLLIAGAWSLGTTLLPVLEAGRTPGADLWLLTAYRLLWLLPNPLLADWPDRVGDLASGVRTPAVRWSYGTLRRVALNLLLGALAVGLIFMAHLKRPEAAVDLLGVLLVGMVLGVARHGITDGHLALLDLLVAWPFVTAWMLG; encoded by the coding sequence GTGCCGATTCCCTTCTGGCACAGGCTGTTCTGGAGCGGGTTGCACATTCCACTGCTGGCCGTTGCCCTGCTGGCGGGAAATGCCGCCCTGCTGCAGCTTTCCCTTTCGAAGCCACTCGTCGTGCTGGAGGCGTCCGGAGCCTGGATGGTGTACCTGCTGGATCGTTCGCTGGCGGTCGGGCCGGAGGACTACCTGAATCGACCGGAACGTGTGTCCTGGTGGCGTGTGCACCGGACGTTGCAACGCGGTGGGCTGGCATTCGGAGCGCTACTTGCCGGATGGGCCACGCTGCATCTGCAACCGGTCACGCTGATGGCCGGGGCCGGACTTGGCCTGGTAGGGTTGCTCTACGTGCTGCCGGGCGTGCGATTGAAACAGTGGGGCTTGCTCAAGCCGCTGTTGATCGCCGGCGCCTGGAGTCTGGGCACCACGCTGCTACCGGTTCTGGAAGCTGGACGAACGCCCGGCGCCGACCTGTGGCTGCTGACAGCCTATCGGCTGCTGTGGTTGCTGCCCAATCCGCTGCTGGCCGACTGGCCGGATCGCGTCGGCGATCTGGCTTCGGGGGTGCGCACGCCCGCCGTGCGCTGGTCTTACGGCACGCTGCGCCGCGTGGCGCTGAACCTGCTGCTCGGGGCGCTGGCCGTCGGCCTGATTTTCATGGCACATCTGAAACGACCGGAGGCCGCCGTTGACCTGCTCGGCGTGCTGCTTGTCGGCATGGTGCTCGGCGTCGCCCGCCACGGCATCACCGACGGCCATCTCGCCCTGCTCGATCTGCTGGTAGCCTGGCCGTTCGTGACGGCGTGGATGCTCGGCTGA
- a CDS encoding lactate 2-monooxygenase, whose translation MMQDASLPGASPGMQRQLQIYLSGLAGEKPPFPIAIEALEARAREVLRPEAAAYLFGGAGGEETVRANREAFRRWRLVPRMLRGVGTRDLSVELLGRRLPAPVLLAPIGVQGMLHPEGELAVARAAAAVGVPFVLSTVSSQPLEAVAEAMGAAPRWFQLYWGRDPELTVSLIRRAEAAGYEALVVTLDTTLLAWREQDLAHAYLPFLQGEGLANYFTDPVFRSRLDEPPEANPTAAILAFARVFSNPDLTWDDLAFLQENTRLPILLKGILHPDDARRAAEAGVAGVIVSNHGGRQVDGAIAALEALPAVVEAVGDRLTVLFDSGIRRAADVLKAMALGARAVLLGRPYACGLAVGGEAGVRFVLENLLAELDLALGLLGCRNWDEVDRSVLHGSS comes from the coding sequence ATGATGCAGGATGCCTCGTTGCCCGGGGCTTCGCCCGGTATGCAGCGCCAGCTGCAGATCTACCTGAGCGGGCTGGCCGGCGAAAAGCCGCCGTTTCCGATTGCCATCGAGGCGCTGGAGGCGCGGGCGCGCGAGGTGTTGCGGCCTGAGGCCGCGGCCTACCTGTTCGGCGGGGCCGGCGGCGAAGAGACGGTGCGGGCCAATCGGGAGGCGTTCCGCCGCTGGCGGCTGGTGCCGCGCATGCTTCGGGGCGTGGGAACGCGCGACCTGAGCGTGGAATTACTGGGCCGTCGGCTTCCGGCGCCCGTGTTGCTGGCGCCCATCGGCGTGCAGGGTATGCTGCACCCGGAGGGCGAGCTGGCCGTGGCGCGGGCGGCCGCCGCCGTGGGCGTGCCGTTCGTGCTGAGTACGGTCTCGTCGCAGCCGCTCGAAGCGGTGGCCGAGGCCATGGGGGCGGCCCCGCGCTGGTTTCAGCTCTACTGGGGGCGGGATCCGGAGCTGACCGTCAGCCTGATCCGCCGTGCCGAGGCGGCCGGCTACGAGGCGCTCGTCGTGACGCTCGACACAACGCTGCTGGCCTGGCGCGAGCAGGACCTGGCGCACGCCTACCTGCCGTTCCTGCAGGGCGAGGGGCTGGCGAACTATTTCACCGATCCGGTCTTCCGCAGCCGGCTTGACGAGCCGCCCGAGGCCAATCCGACGGCCGCCATTCTGGCGTTCGCCCGTGTGTTTTCCAACCCGGACCTGACCTGGGACGATCTGGCTTTTTTGCAGGAGAACACCCGGCTGCCGATCCTGCTGAAGGGCATCCTGCACCCGGACGATGCCCGGCGGGCGGCCGAGGCGGGCGTGGCCGGGGTGATCGTCTCGAACCACGGCGGCCGCCAGGTGGACGGCGCGATTGCCGCACTCGAGGCGCTGCCGGCCGTGGTGGAGGCGGTGGGGGACCGGCTGACCGTGCTGTTCGACAGCGGCATCCGTCGCGCGGCCGACGTGCTCAAGGCGATGGCGCTGGGCGCCCGGGCCGTGCTGCTGGGGCGACCCTACGCGTGCGGGCTGGCCGTGGGCGGCGAGGCCGGCGTGCGCTTCGTGCTGGAGAACCTGCTGGCCGAACTCGACCTGGCGCTGGGCCTGCTCGGCTGCCGGAACTGGGACGAGGTGGACCGCTCGGTGTTGCACGGAAGCTCATGA
- a CDS encoding hotdog fold thioesterase: MATTTIWKQPATLDDLNRMTEGNMLGHLGIRFVEIGDDYLVATMPVDHRTQQPFGLLHGGASVALAESMGSVGSHLCIDVARYYCVGLEINANHIRAVRSGQVKGVARPLHIGRRTQVWDIRIYDEQERLVCVSRLTLAVLPYQE, from the coding sequence ATGGCAACCACGACGATCTGGAAGCAACCGGCCACGCTGGACGACCTGAACCGGATGACCGAGGGCAACATGCTGGGGCATCTGGGCATCCGGTTCGTGGAGATCGGCGACGACTACCTGGTGGCCACGATGCCCGTCGATCACCGCACGCAGCAGCCGTTCGGATTGCTGCACGGCGGCGCCTCGGTGGCGCTGGCCGAGTCGATGGGAAGCGTCGGCTCGCACCTGTGCATCGACGTGGCACGCTACTACTGTGTGGGGCTGGAGATCAACGCAAACCACATCCGCGCGGTGCGTTCCGGTCAGGTGAAGGGGGTGGCGCGGCCGCTCCATATCGGCCGTCGGACGCAGGTGTGGGACATCCGCATTTACGACGAACAGGAACGGCTCGTGTGCGTCAGCCGTCTGACGCTGGCCGTCTTGCCCTATCAGGAATAA
- a CDS encoding SIMPL domain-containing protein, which translates to MRLLLVGLVMAWTGCLAARAQVIRMGTETPAVPTITVQGEGVVRVQPDRATLRFAVVTRDLDPEQARRRNAEASRRALNAVRALGVEERWLHLEALTLHPVREYNPDLRRWEEKGYEVQRVLRVELDDLDRLPEVVARVVQQGANRLQGIQYDVSNQEAVRLAALQAAVRNAREKARQMLAELNREVGDPIRITEQALEFPRPLWRADMAALRTAEAAPEPEAYAAGEIEVQARVEITFAIR; encoded by the coding sequence ATGCGTTTGCTGCTGGTCGGTCTGGTGATGGCCTGGACGGGGTGTCTGGCGGCCCGCGCGCAGGTGATACGGATGGGAACGGAGACGCCCGCCGTCCCGACGATTACCGTGCAGGGCGAAGGGGTGGTGCGCGTGCAGCCGGATCGGGCGACGCTGCGTTTTGCGGTGGTCACGCGCGATCTGGATCCGGAGCAGGCCCGTCGGCGCAATGCCGAGGCGTCGCGCCGGGCGCTCAACGCCGTGCGGGCACTGGGCGTTGAAGAACGCTGGTTGCACCTGGAAGCGCTGACGCTGCACCCGGTGCGGGAATACAATCCAGACCTGCGTCGGTGGGAAGAAAAAGGCTACGAGGTGCAGCGCGTACTGCGCGTAGAACTGGACGATCTGGATCGCCTTCCAGAGGTGGTAGCCCGCGTGGTGCAGCAGGGGGCCAATCGGCTGCAGGGCATTCAGTACGACGTCTCGAACCAGGAGGCGGTGCGGCTGGCGGCGCTGCAGGCGGCCGTCCGAAATGCCCGCGAGAAAGCCCGACAGATGCTGGCCGAATTGAATCGAGAAGTGGGCGATCCGATCCGGATCACCGAGCAGGCGCTGGAATTTCCGCGGCCGCTCTGGCGGGCCGATATGGCCGCCCTGCGTACGGCCGAAGCGGCGCCCGAGCCCGAAGCCTACGCCGCCGGCGAGATCGAGGTGCAGGCGCGCGTGGAGATCACCTTTGCCATCCGTTGA
- a CDS encoding asparagine--tRNA ligase — MELPFQYIEELPRYVGQTVTLKGWLYNKRSSKGLHFLMLRDGTGLVQCVVAQDRVDADTWQVAEEATQECSLEVVGTVVRDERQIGGHEVHVERLQRIGPSENYPITPKPHGIEFLMDHRHLWLRSRRPWAIMRIRNRVIRAIHDFFQERGFLQLDAPILTGNAVEGTTTLFEIDYFGDKAYLSQSGQLYAEAMAMAFGKVYTFGPTFRAEKSKTRRHLTEFWMIEPEMAFCDLEMNMALAEELVVHIVQEVLRHCRTELEVLGRDIAALERVQPPFPRLTYSEAVELLRSDETARMIDARIEALKEEQRQLETERAENRRRYGQAKKAEKRRIDAREIEINQRLDEIEKELENLPLWKESARNFQWGNDFGNSDETVLTWHFDRPIIVHRFPAAIKAFYMKRDPEDDRLALGMDVLAPEGYGEIIGGGQRADDLAFLEAQIEAHGLPREAFEWYLDLRRYGSVPHSGFGLGLERTLAWICGVHHVREVIPFPRLLGRLTP, encoded by the coding sequence ATGGAACTGCCGTTTCAATACATTGAGGAATTGCCTCGCTATGTGGGCCAGACCGTCACGCTCAAAGGCTGGCTGTACAACAAGCGAAGCTCGAAGGGGCTGCATTTTCTGATGTTGCGCGATGGTACGGGGCTTGTGCAGTGCGTGGTGGCGCAGGACAGGGTGGACGCCGACACCTGGCAGGTGGCCGAGGAGGCCACGCAGGAGTGCTCGCTGGAGGTGGTGGGTACCGTCGTGCGCGACGAGCGCCAGATCGGCGGCCACGAGGTGCACGTCGAACGCCTGCAGCGCATCGGCCCTTCCGAAAACTACCCGATCACGCCCAAGCCGCACGGGATCGAGTTTCTGATGGATCACCGACACCTGTGGCTGCGCAGCCGCCGGCCGTGGGCCATCATGCGCATCCGCAACCGGGTGATCCGGGCCATCCACGACTTTTTCCAGGAGCGCGGCTTTCTGCAGCTCGACGCGCCGATCCTGACGGGCAACGCCGTCGAAGGCACCACGACGCTGTTCGAGATCGACTACTTCGGCGACAAAGCCTACCTGAGTCAGAGTGGCCAGCTCTACGCCGAGGCCATGGCCATGGCCTTCGGGAAGGTGTACACGTTCGGCCCGACGTTCCGCGCCGAAAAGTCCAAAACGCGCCGGCACCTGACCGAATTCTGGATGATCGAGCCGGAAATGGCGTTCTGCGATCTGGAAATGAACATGGCGCTGGCCGAGGAGCTGGTGGTGCACATCGTGCAGGAGGTGCTGCGCCACTGCCGGACCGAACTGGAGGTGCTCGGCCGTGACATTGCGGCGCTGGAACGCGTCCAGCCGCCGTTCCCGCGCCTGACCTACTCGGAAGCTGTCGAGCTACTCCGAAGCGATGAGACGGCCCGCATGATCGATGCCCGCATCGAAGCGCTGAAAGAAGAGCAACGGCAACTCGAAACCGAACGGGCCGAAAACCGGCGACGCTACGGGCAGGCCAAAAAGGCCGAAAAGCGGCGCATCGACGCCCGCGAGATCGAAATCAACCAGCGCCTGGACGAAATCGAAAAAGAACTGGAAAACCTGCCGCTCTGGAAGGAGTCGGCCCGGAATTTCCAGTGGGGCAACGACTTCGGCAACAGCGACGAGACGGTGCTGACCTGGCACTTCGACCGGCCGATCATCGTCCATCGCTTTCCGGCCGCCATCAAAGCCTTCTATATGAAGCGCGACCCGGAAGACGACCGCCTGGCGCTCGGCATGGACGTGCTCGCGCCGGAAGGCTACGGCGAGATCATCGGGGGTGGCCAGCGGGCCGACGACCTGGCCTTTCTGGAGGCCCAGATCGAGGCGCACGGACTACCCCGTGAGGCGTTCGAGTGGTACCTGGATCTGCGCCGCTACGGCTCGGTACCGCACAGCGGGTTCGGGCTCGGACTCGAACGGACGCTGGCCTGGATCTGCGGCGTGCACCACGTGCGGGAGGTGATCCCCTTCCCGCGACTGCTCGGCCGCCTGACACCGTGA
- a CDS encoding flavin-containing monooxygenase, protein MKACIIGAGPSGLVTAKVFYQRGLPFDCFEKGSDIGGLWRYENDSGLSPAYASLHTNTSKTKTAFSDFPMPDDYPDFPSHAQLLAYFERYVEHFGFRHTITFRTEVVRVEPAAGGTYDVTVRHRDSGATRTERYGAVIVASGHHWCPNWPEVPGTFEGEVMHARDYRTPDVLWGKRVLVVGAGNSACDIACEAVHHARAVLLSTRRGAHVIPKYLLGRPLDLWLTPFTSRLPLVVQRALFRLLVYLARGNQRRYGFPVPDYPLGAEHPTISTELLPLIGHGRIRVKPDLRRLEGRQVHFADGTTETIDLIIYATGYRVAFPFFDPAFLEVRDNYLPRYLHVVPPDHPNLYFIGLVQPLGSIMPLAEVQAEWVADLLEGRAGLPSREAMWRWIRREDAWRQRRFVPTKRHALEVDFYRYLRQLRRERRRGRRRPPRQVLGKGLKEVSVE, encoded by the coding sequence ATGAAAGCCTGCATCATCGGAGCAGGACCTTCGGGCCTGGTCACGGCCAAAGTATTCTACCAGCGCGGCCTGCCGTTCGACTGCTTCGAGAAGGGCTCCGACATCGGCGGACTCTGGCGCTACGAGAACGACAGCGGGCTTTCGCCGGCTTACGCCTCGCTGCACACGAACACCTCGAAGACGAAGACGGCCTTTTCGGACTTTCCAATGCCGGACGATTACCCGGACTTCCCCTCGCATGCGCAACTGCTGGCCTACTTCGAGCGCTACGTGGAGCATTTCGGCTTCCGGCACACGATCACATTCCGGACCGAGGTGGTGCGCGTCGAACCGGCCGCAGGCGGCACCTACGACGTAACGGTGCGTCACCGAGACAGCGGAGCCACGCGCACCGAACGTTACGGTGCGGTCATCGTGGCCAGTGGTCACCACTGGTGTCCGAACTGGCCCGAAGTGCCGGGTACGTTTGAAGGCGAGGTCATGCACGCCCGCGACTACCGGACGCCCGACGTGCTCTGGGGCAAACGGGTGCTCGTGGTAGGGGCCGGCAACTCGGCCTGCGACATCGCCTGCGAGGCGGTTCACCATGCCCGGGCCGTCCTGCTCTCGACGCGCCGCGGGGCGCACGTCATCCCGAAGTACCTGCTGGGGCGGCCGCTCGACCTGTGGCTGACGCCGTTTACCTCCCGGCTACCGCTCGTCGTGCAGCGGGCGCTCTTCCGACTGCTCGTCTATCTGGCGCGCGGCAACCAGCGGCGCTACGGCTTCCCGGTGCCCGACTATCCGCTCGGGGCCGAGCATCCGACGATCTCCACCGAACTGCTGCCGCTCATCGGGCACGGTCGCATTCGGGTCAAACCCGACCTGCGCCGGCTCGAAGGGCGACAGGTGCACTTTGCGGACGGCACGACGGAGACGATCGACCTGATCATCTACGCGACCGGCTATCGGGTGGCCTTTCCGTTTTTCGATCCGGCCTTCCTGGAAGTGCGCGACAATTATCTGCCGCGCTACCTGCACGTGGTGCCGCCCGACCATCCCAACCTGTATTTCATCGGACTGGTGCAGCCACTGGGCTCCATCATGCCGCTGGCCGAAGTGCAGGCCGAATGGGTGGCGGATCTGCTGGAAGGACGGGCCGGGTTGCCGTCGCGTGAAGCCATGTGGCGCTGGATTCGCCGCGAGGATGCCTGGCGCCAACGGCGTTTTGTCCCCACAAAACGCCACGCCCTGGAGGTGGATTTCTACCGCTACCTGCGCCAGCTTCGCCGCGAACGCCGTCGCGGCCGGCGTCGGCCTCCACGACAGGTACTTGGAAAGGGCCTGAAAGAAGTGTCTGTCGAATGA
- a CDS encoding DUF2283 domain-containing protein, protein MQITYDREVDALYIRFLKATVTTREVAEGIAVDYAADGRVAGIEILDASKRLKDLEVLRHVVFEETGPDTSTPT, encoded by the coding sequence ATGCAGATAACCTACGACAGAGAAGTTGATGCCCTTTACATTCGCTTCCTAAAGGCGACGGTAACCACCCGCGAAGTGGCTGAAGGGATTGCTGTGGATTATGCCGCCGACGGACGTGTCGCCGGCATCGAAATTCTGGACGCCAGCAAGCGCCTGAAAGATCTGGAGGTTTTGCGCCACGTGGTGTTCGAGGAGACAGGTCCGGATACCTCCACGCCCACGTAA
- a CDS encoding SDR family NAD(P)-dependent oxidoreductase produces MTLKDQTVLLTGAARGIGQATAVALAERGAHVIGVDLRAGDMAETARRVEALGRRFVALEADVADREAVRRVVDEAVAAGGFSVLVNNAGVLPSGPFAEVDFSVWARTIEVDLTGLMALTHAALPHLLAQPRAHIVNIASIAGKFGASGLAAYCAAKHGVVGFSEALRFELRHTRVGVSCVCPTMVTTRLIEGVRRSPLVPLARPEDVARAVVRAIEHDLPEAFVPRYMRLLVEVLPAVAPPLFRWLVHRDTAADGWLEARRPLPE; encoded by the coding sequence ATGACGCTGAAAGATCAGACCGTGCTGCTGACCGGTGCGGCCCGGGGCATTGGCCAGGCCACGGCCGTGGCGTTGGCCGAACGGGGTGCGCACGTGATCGGCGTGGATCTACGCGCCGGGGACATGGCCGAAACGGCCCGTCGGGTGGAAGCGCTGGGCCGGCGTTTCGTCGCGCTCGAAGCGGACGTGGCCGACCGAGAAGCCGTGCGACGCGTGGTGGACGAGGCCGTAGCGGCCGGGGGCTTCTCGGTGCTGGTGAACAACGCGGGCGTGCTGCCAAGCGGGCCGTTTGCCGAGGTCGACTTTTCGGTCTGGGCCCGGACGATCGAGGTGGACCTGACCGGGCTCATGGCACTTACGCACGCAGCGCTCCCGCATCTGCTGGCGCAACCCCGGGCGCATATCGTGAACATCGCCAGCATTGCCGGGAAGTTCGGGGCCTCGGGACTGGCCGCCTACTGCGCGGCCAAGCACGGCGTGGTGGGATTTTCCGAGGCGTTGCGTTTCGAGCTGCGCCATACGCGGGTGGGCGTGAGCTGCGTCTGTCCGACCATGGTCACCACGCGGCTGATCGAAGGCGTCCGGCGCTCTCCGCTGGTGCCGCTGGCCCGCCCCGAAGATGTAGCCCGGGCCGTCGTGCGGGCGATCGAGCACGATCTGCCCGAGGCGTTCGTGCCCCGCTACATGCGGCTCCTGGTGGAGGTGTTGCCGGCCGTGGCCCCGCCGCTTTTCCGCTGGCTGGTGCACCGCGACACCGCCGCCGACGGCTGGCTCGAAGCGCGCCGACCGCTGCCGGAATGA
- a CDS encoding nucleotidyltransferase domain-containing protein, which produces MRLRAQDRERIKQIAREVFGPGTRVFLFGSRVDPHRKGGDVDLYVIPAVRENLFDRKLTFLARLKLQLGDRKIDVVLAEDPSRPIEQAALQEGLEL; this is translated from the coding sequence ATGCGGCTTCGGGCACAGGACAGGGAACGCATCAAGCAGATTGCCCGCGAGGTGTTCGGCCCCGGCACGCGGGTGTTTCTGTTCGGAAGCCGCGTCGATCCCCATCGAAAGGGCGGCGACGTGGACCTTTACGTGATCCCGGCCGTGCGCGAGAATCTTTTTGACCGCAAACTGACCTTTCTGGCCCGCCTGAAGCTGCAGCTCGGCGATCGAAAAATCGACGTAGTTCTGGCCGAAGATCCGTCCCGACCCATCGAACAGGCGGCCCTGCAGGAGGGCCTCGAACTGTAA
- a CDS encoding 3-hydroxyacyl-CoA dehydrogenase NAD-binding domain-containing protein yields MQPAIRYERDADGIVTLTMDMPGRSANVINEALAEALAAALDRLEQEKEAISGVILTSAKPTFLAGADLEGLLALRDPAEAFRRAEQFKALLRRLETLGRPVVAAINGTALGGGMELALACHRRIVRDDPSIRLGFPEVTLGLIPGGGGVTRLVRLLGLEAAHPYLIEGRQVSPREALAAGLVHELAESNDTLLEKARAWILSRPDPTQPWDRPDYRMPGGDPRHPRMMQMLAVAPAMLRKQTWGNYPAPETILSAAVEGALVTFDTASRIESRYFARVATGQVAKNMIQTFWFQLNEINRGRSRPSGIPPTDTKKVGVLGAGLMGHGIAYVTALAGMEVVLKDLTLEKAEAGKARIAKLLDERVAKGRLSPEEKQAVLDRIRATDRVEDLAGCDLVIEAVFENRDIKAQVIRETEAVLPEDAVFGSNTSTIPITSLAAYSKRPHRFVGIHFFSPVHRMRLVELIRGRQTSDKALAKAFDYVRKIGKTPIVVNDSRGFYTSRVFGTYLNEGLALLAEGQHPRAIEVAGRQAGMPIGPLAVADEVSLQLMQHIREQTEKDLAAEGKTLPPHPAYRVLDVMVREHGRLGKAHGAGFYEYPKDGPKHLWPELRRLFPPQSEPLPQQEMIDRLLFVQALETVRCLDEGVLTSVADANIGSVFGWGFAPFHGGTLQFINAYGLERFVARAEALAERYGERFVPPERLRDMARRGEVFV; encoded by the coding sequence ATGCAACCGGCCATTCGCTACGAGCGCGACGCCGACGGGATCGTCACGCTGACGATGGACATGCCGGGGCGCTCGGCGAACGTGATCAACGAGGCGCTGGCCGAAGCGCTGGCGGCCGCGCTCGATCGGCTGGAACAGGAGAAAGAGGCCATCAGCGGCGTGATTCTGACTTCGGCCAAACCAACGTTTCTGGCCGGGGCCGATCTGGAAGGGCTGCTGGCGTTGCGTGATCCGGCCGAGGCGTTCCGTCGTGCCGAGCAGTTCAAGGCGCTGCTCCGGCGTCTGGAAACGCTGGGACGGCCCGTGGTGGCCGCCATCAACGGGACGGCGCTCGGCGGCGGCATGGAGCTGGCGCTGGCCTGCCACCGGCGCATCGTGCGCGACGATCCGTCCATCCGGCTGGGTTTTCCTGAAGTGACGCTTGGCCTGATTCCCGGAGGCGGCGGCGTCACGCGGCTGGTTCGGCTGCTGGGGCTGGAGGCCGCGCATCCCTACCTGATCGAAGGCCGCCAGGTGTCGCCTCGCGAGGCGCTTGCAGCGGGTCTGGTGCACGAGCTGGCCGAAAGCAACGACACGCTGCTGGAAAAGGCCCGCGCCTGGATTCTTTCACGTCCGGATCCCACGCAGCCCTGGGACCGGCCGGACTACCGGATGCCGGGCGGCGACCCCCGCCATCCGCGCATGATGCAGATGCTGGCCGTGGCACCGGCCATGCTCCGCAAGCAGACCTGGGGCAACTATCCGGCGCCCGAGACCATCCTGAGCGCCGCCGTCGAAGGCGCGCTTGTGACGTTCGACACGGCCAGCCGCATCGAGTCGCGCTACTTCGCCCGCGTGGCCACCGGCCAGGTGGCGAAGAATATGATCCAGACGTTCTGGTTTCAGCTCAACGAGATCAACAGGGGGCGCAGCCGTCCTTCTGGAATCCCGCCCACCGATACGAAGAAAGTCGGTGTGCTCGGGGCCGGTCTGATGGGCCACGGTATCGCCTACGTGACGGCCCTGGCGGGCATGGAGGTGGTGCTGAAGGACCTGACGCTGGAAAAGGCCGAGGCCGGCAAGGCCCGCATCGCGAAGCTGCTCGACGAACGCGTGGCGAAGGGACGCCTCTCGCCCGAAGAGAAGCAGGCTGTGCTCGACCGCATCCGCGCGACCGACCGCGTCGAGGACCTGGCCGGGTGCGATCTGGTGATCGAGGCGGTTTTCGAGAATCGGGACATCAAGGCGCAGGTCATCCGCGAAACCGAAGCAGTGCTGCCCGAAGACGCCGTCTTCGGCTCGAACACCTCGACGATCCCCATTACGAGCCTGGCCGCCTATTCGAAGCGCCCGCATCGGTTCGTGGGCATCCACTTCTTCTCGCCGGTGCACCGCATGCGGCTTGTCGAGCTGATCCGCGGGCGCCAGACCTCGGACAAGGCGCTGGCGAAGGCGTTCGACTACGTACGCAAAATTGGCAAGACGCCGATCGTGGTGAACGATAGCCGCGGCTTCTACACGTCGCGCGTCTTCGGCACCTACCTGAACGAAGGGCTGGCGCTGCTGGCCGAAGGTCAGCATCCGCGGGCCATTGAGGTGGCGGGCCGCCAGGCCGGCATGCCCATCGGACCGCTGGCTGTGGCCGACGAGGTGAGCCTGCAGCTCATGCAACACATCCGCGAGCAGACCGAAAAAGACCTGGCCGCCGAGGGCAAGACGCTCCCGCCGCATCCGGCCTATCGGGTGCTCGACGTGATGGTGCGCGAGCATGGCCGGCTCGGCAAGGCGCATGGTGCGGGCTTCTACGAGTATCCGAAAGACGGTCCCAAACACCTGTGGCCGGAGTTGCGACGGCTCTTCCCGCCGCAGAGCGAGCCGCTGCCGCAGCAGGAGATGATCGATCGCCTGCTGTTTGTGCAGGCGCTGGAGACCGTGCGCTGCCTCGACGAAGGCGTGCTGACCTCGGTGGCCGACGCCAACATCGGGAGCGTCTTCGGCTGGGGCTTTGCGCCGTTTCACGGGGGCACGTTGCAGTTCATCAATGCCTACGGTCTGGAGCGCTTCGTGGCACGCGCCGAAGCGCTGGCCGAGCGCTACGGCGAGCGGTTCGTGCCGCCGGAGCGCCTTCGTGACATGGCCCGACGGGGTGAAGTGTTTGTCTGA
- a CDS encoding alpha/beta fold hydrolase, whose amino-acid sequence MITYRIATELGPVRVVTDGIYRPGPPIIWLHGWTLSPWGWVALMPPALRTRRRWYALSLPGHLPEANDSLPSLLTPERLAQALAQALQELCGETPVQVVGHSLGGFWGLCLAVHRPTCLERLVLVSSFARGRLSGALARVQRLAEHGVGRALFRLGYRWLTARPERWRRLLVRLSGRPEAWQETAGQVFFEGVYPDAKRYRPDALLQLAAAVAHMDLTEQLASVQCPVLMIAGEKDPVVPVAHVRAMAKRLPEAEQKLLPDAGHFPMVEASEVVSALLEQFLSAEKPLSV is encoded by the coding sequence ATGATCACCTATCGCATTGCGACGGAGCTGGGGCCAGTGCGGGTGGTGACGGACGGGATTTACCGGCCGGGACCGCCCATCATCTGGCTGCACGGCTGGACGCTTTCGCCATGGGGATGGGTGGCACTGATGCCACCGGCTCTGCGCACCCGGCGCCGCTGGTATGCGCTGTCGCTGCCCGGCCACCTGCCGGAGGCGAACGACTCGCTTCCGTCACTGCTCACGCCGGAACGACTGGCCCAGGCGCTGGCACAGGCACTTCAGGAGCTGTGCGGCGAGACGCCCGTGCAGGTGGTGGGACATTCGCTGGGAGGCTTCTGGGGACTGTGCCTGGCCGTACACCGGCCGACCTGCCTGGAGCGGTTGGTGCTGGTGAGCAGCTTCGCCCGGGGACGTCTTTCAGGAGCGCTGGCGCGTGTGCAGCGGCTGGCCGAGCATGGCGTCGGCCGTGCGCTTTTCCGCCTCGGCTATCGCTGGCTGACGGCGCGTCCCGAACGCTGGCGCCGGTTGCTGGTCCGGCTGAGCGGGCGACCGGAGGCCTGGCAGGAAACGGCCGGTCAGGTGTTTTTCGAGGGCGTCTATCCCGACGCGAAACGCTACCGCCCGGACGCCCTGCTGCAACTGGCCGCGGCCGTGGCGCATATGGACCTGACCGAGCAGCTGGCCTCGGTGCAGTGCCCGGTGCTGATGATCGCTGGAGAAAAGGATCCGGTGGTGCCGGTGGCGCATGTGCGCGCGATGGCCAAGCGCCTGCCAGAGGCCGAACAAAAGCTGCTGCCGGACGCGGGCCATTTTCCCATGGTGGAAGCGTCGGAAGTCGTAAGCGCGTTGCTCGAGCAATTTCTTTCCGCCGAAAAGCCGCTGTCCGTATGA